The sequence below is a genomic window from Vibrio spartinae.
AAAGCCGCTTCCGGAGTGATGTTTACACTGGATACAGAATCAGGCTTTGATCAAGTGGTGTTTATCACTTCGGCTTGGGGACTGGGTGAAATGGTCGTTCAGGGAGCCGTCAACCCTGATGAGTTCTATGTCCATAAACCGTTGCTGGAAGCCGGTCAAACCGCCATTGTGAAGAAAACCTTCGGCTCTAAAATGGTGAAGATGATTTACTCTGAGCGGCAAGAAATCGGCAAGCAGGTCGAGATTATCGACACCAGCGAGCAAGAGCGTCAGCAGTTCTCTTTAAATGATGATGAAATCAGAGCACTTGCCCAACAGGCGCTGATCATTGAACAACATTATCAGCGCCCGATGGACATCGAATGGGCCAAAGATGGCATTGACGGCAAGCTTTATATTGTTCAGGCCCGGCCGGAAACGGTTTGCTCCCAGAATGAAACCAGTGTGATTGAGCGCTTCCAACTCAATGCCAAGGCAGATGTGCTGCTGGAAGGCCGGGCCATCGGTCAGCGTATCGGGTCAGGCACGGTGCGTCTGGTTGATTCTCTCGATCAAATGTCACTGGTACAGCAAGGCGATATTCTGGTTACGGATATGACCGACCCCGATTGGGAACCCGTGATGAAAAAAGCGGCCGCGATTGTGACCAACCGAGGCGGCCGAACCTGCCATGCTGCGATTATCGCCCGTGAACTGGGTATTCCGGCGATTGTCGGCTGTGGTACCGCCACCAGCGATCTACAAGACGGTGCACAGGTCACGGCGTCATGTGCCGAAGGCGAAACGGGTTATGTTTACCGGGGTGAGCTCGATTTTGAAGTGCGTCGTTCTTCGGTCGATGAGCTACCCAACTTACCGACTAAAGTCATGATGAATGTGGGTAACCCCGACCGTGCTTTCGATTTTGCTCAGATTCCCAATGAAGGGGTTGGCTTGGCACGCCTTGAATTTATCATCAACAAGATGATCGGGATTCACCCGAAAGCGTTGTTGCAGTTTGATGCGCAAGATGATGCCCTCAAAGCTGAAATTCGTCAGCGAATCAAAGGATATCAGGATCCGATCGATTTTTACGTCAGTAAACTGACGGAAGGCATTGCGACGATTGCTGCGGCCTTCTGGCCGAAACGCGTGATTGTCCGGATGTCTGACTTCAAATCAAACGAGTACAGCAATCTGGTCGGTGGTCGCAACTACGAGCCGCATGAAGAGAATCCGATGCTTGGTTTCCGTGGTGCCTCTCGCTACATTTCATCGACCTTTGAAGACTGTTTTGAGCTCGAAACCCGGGCGATCAAACGGGTTCGTCAGGAAATGGGGCTGAAAAACGTCGAGATTATGATCCCATTTGTTCGCACGCCGGATGAGGCATCGTCGGTTATTGAATTGCTGGCTAAATTTGGTCTGCAACGGGGTGAGCAAGGACTGAAAGTCATCATGATGTGTGAATTACCATCCAATGCCGTACTGGCGGATGAGTTTTTGAAGTACTTTGACGGTTTCTCGATTGGCTCGAATGATATGACTCAGCTAACACTGGGGCTGGATCGAGATTCTGGGGATGTCGCTCACCTGTTTGACGAGCGTAACCCTGCCGTGAAAGCGATGCTGAAAATGGCCATTGAAGCAGCGACCAATGCCGGCAAATATGTCGGAATCTGCGGTCAAGGCCCGTCTGATCATGACGATTTGGCGGCATGGCTGATGGAACAGGGGATTAGTTCTGTGTCACTCAACCCAGATACAGTGATTGATACTTGGCTGAAATTGGGGCAAGTCGCTCAGTCCAACTAGTTCGACAGCGTGCAGTCATTTTATGCGCGTCATCAACCGTATCGGGCACCTATCTGGGTGCCCGATATCCAGCTTCGCTCATTTTGCTATCTCAGCCACCGCTCAAACCTCATCTTCAACGCCACTCGATTGCTTGATCGCCTCGACCAAAAGATTTAACGCCTCCTCCACATCCTGAGTGAGTTCAAAACCGATATTGATTCGGAAACAATCATCGTAGAGTGACAGCGTACTGAAGAGCTCCCCCAACCGAATGTCAATCTGATAGGCTTCAATCAGCGCAGCAAACCGGGTGTGATTGAGATGAGGTACTTGTAGCCAGAGTACCATCCCCCCTTGAGGATTGCTGATCTTCACTTCGTCAGGCAAGCGCGCCGATAAAAAACTGAGATACGCTTGTTTTAAATTGAGTAACCGGTTGCGCCGGCGTTTCAATTGTTTGGCATAGTGACCAGATTCAATAAAATCAGCTACAGCAAGCTGAATCGGCAAAGAAACACCAAAGAAAGCAGCCGTATACTGCTGCACATACGCTGTGGTGAACCGACCGGGCAAACACCAGCCCAAACGATAGCTGGGCGATAAGCTTTTCGATATCGAACCACACCACAGGATGTAACCACCTTGATCATAATACTTGGCGGGTAAAGGCGTGTGTTCAGCATAAGAGAGCTCAAGATAGACATCATCTTCGATGATCGGCACTTGGTAATGGTTTGCCAGCGCCGCCAACTGCCGCTTTTGCTGAACAGACATCGTGATCCCTTGCGGGTTCATATGCGATGTGCAGAAAATACCGGCTTTCACACTGCCTTGGCGTAAATGCTGTTCAAGTTGGTCCAGATCGATCCCTTCGTCCAATGATGGGATTTCGACAATCTGACGCCCCATTTGGCCAAGCAAATCTAAAATACCGCTAAAACAGGGTGAACTGATGGCAATCGCATCCCCGACTTGCGTACAAGCTTCGACTGCCAATTTGATTGCCGGCATACACCCGGATGTGATCACCAGTTCATCTGGGGTGAGATGAAGCCCGAGCTTGGCAAAATGAGTACTGAGGGCATGACGTAGTGATGGTTCCCCCTGCGGATGAGGATATTGATTGAGTCGCTGCCCGAGTCGCTTGCTAACGCGCCGAAAACTCTGCTTAAGCGCATTCAGCGCCACATCATCCAGATAGGTCGTTGAAATCCCGAGTGGTCCGTTGTGTCCGGCAGGAGAAACGTATCTTTGCCTGACCTGAGAAACCCGACTCACAAACTGCGCCCACTGCGGTGTGTGATGTTGATGACACAAGGGCGACACATAATACCCAGCCTGAGGACGCGCATGGATCCAACCTTGAGATTCCAGTTCTTGGTAACAACTCACCGCTGTAGACATGCTGACGGCTTGTTGTTTCGCGAATTGTCGTAGTGAAGGCAGACGACTTCCCTCCGGCAACTGCCCCGCTTCAATCTCGCGTATCAATTGACTCGCCATCATCTTATACAAACTCATAGGCCACCACTGTACTGCTTTAAATCTAAAAAATTGTATCTGTCCCCTTAACTGTACCCAAGTCATACTACTTTTCAAGCAAAAAGGAGAGCAGTGATCCCCGCGATATTCTTTATCCGCAGGCCGAATGTTGCTTGGCGTTATTTATTTGCTTATGGCTTCGTGTTTAAATTCTGCGGAATATGTTCTTCGTTTAGTCGTCGATACTCCTCTTAGGCATAATATGCCTCTTTATGGGTATGTCCGTAAAATACGGGTAGAACTCCTAGAAACCTACTTGTACGGGGGTAATACCAGTCAGCTTAACTGACTGGCATTACCTCTTATCCGGGGGTTTTATTTAATTCATTTTCATAGGGTCAACTTGTAACAGTCCGTTCTATATATTCTCTGCGCGAAAAATAGAGATTTAAGGTTCCCCCCCAAAACACACCATCAATAACTCCGCATAGAAATCCATAAATTAAATTAAAGTTTAGACTGAGGCTATACTCGGGAAATATAGACAAACAAGCAGTCAATACGAATTTAGTTAAAAATGCTATAAGAATGAAAATGAGTGTTAGTGTAGTTCCAGGTCTAATTACGAGCGCTGTTCCAGTAATAAATTTCAACCGAGGGGTTCTTCGCCATAACATCCATCCTACGGCTCCACCACTCAATAATCCAATTGCAGAACAGACTAATCCAATGTTAGGAAAGTGCAACTCATTAACAACTCCGGCTCCTCCCCAGAATAAAAATACAACAGGCAGTAAAAATAGCCTTTTTATTTCCATTTCCCGGTCGTGTAATGCTATAACGCCTCTTAATAGCAAAAAGACGAAAAGAATCCATACCCACATGGGTGTACCTTCCAAAATACTGAGAACAGTCATTACTATACCCCCGCTTGCCGAACACGATAATGATTACGAACGAACTTTGGTAGATACTTTGACAAGTAAACACCAACACAGATGAGACCTATTGTTACCATCCTTAATTCTGCAGACCATTCAAACAAAAAGTTTAAAACACCATTAATAGCAAAAATAATCACCCACACAAGTGTTATATATTTATTAATCATGTAAAATAGAATGTGTTTTTGCTTTTCTTCAGAAACACCTATTTTTGCATAATGTATCGTGAATGGTTTCTTAATTACTAAGCTAACAAACGACACGAAAGCTAAGCAGATATAACAAAAGCTTGTTGGATATTCATTTAAGAGTTGCGAATACCCCCCGAAGTAATTAATAAATAAAATGAATACAGTTACCAGGTTTGTGATAACCACAGGTTCACCTTCTATTATTATCTTTCGATTTATTACTAGTATTGCTAATACAATTAAGGCTAGAATAATAAATCTTTCGGTCATACTCATTACGCTTTTGTGTACAACCCATGAGTATATGCTCCATGGAACAAATGATATGATAACATTAAACATACTAATACAGTTAACCATTATTTATTAGTGGCAAAATGACCACATGTATATCGTTTTTTACTTTCAGATTGAATGTAAAAAACTCCGGAATTACTCTTAATGCCATCGCTCTTTATTATTAGTTTATAGTTTTCATCAGGGCACACAGCATCTATAAACTTAACCTTAGACAGTTCAATCAACGTATTACTGAAATCTATCTTTAAACCCTTAAATAACAGCTCTGTGAGCAATGAGCCAGGACAGACAGCTCTACTAGGGAAATGTTCCTCAAATAGTGGGTGCTTGCGTTCAAACTTAAAACGAAAGGAGTTATCGGATACATTAGAAAAAGTCCATAATTGCTTAACTTTATAAGCAAAACCTCTCTTATTAATTTTTTGTGGCAAGTAAACTTTTGCGACAAGTATTGTAGCCAGAGCTAGTTCCTGTCTTAAATTATCGGTTTTATCCGATATCCAACAATGTATGCGGTATACATCATTTACCAACTCTATATTACCAGAGATATCCACTACCTCCGGTAATTCGAAAACTTTTGTTTCAAATTCATCAATTAGCACTGGTAGATATCGATAATCCGGGTCCTTAAGTAAAGAAGTTCTGGTCGCAAATCGAACTGCAAATTGGTTCATTCCTTCAATAAGCTGACTTATCTGGGAGTGTAATCTCGACTGATCCCAATGAGCTAAATTTAATGTACCTATTGCAAAATCGTCTTTAGTTTTGTCTATGACCGAACAAATTCCGAGGAAGTTAGGCCCGTCAATATGTTCTTCGTTTATAGCCATGACTCTGGAACCTTTTTGTATTTTGCTCTTAAGTCCTCGGATTTAAGCCCGAATGAATGATCTCTATAACGCAAACGATAATGAGCAATAAGAGTCGGAATCCTGCATGAAAAAAAACCGAGCAAACTGGCCTCTGATTCCACGTTTAATTTACTCATTACGCTGCCTATCATGAAGTCAACATTAGGCTTTAAACCTGTTTGATTTGTGATCACTTCGGATAATTCTTTGAATGGAGCCATTGAGCCAGTGCTATCATCAAAGAAGGCATCACAACGAGGATCTCTGAGCATAACTGGATGTCCAAAACCGGGCCATGGTTTATCTGTACAATACTTTTTCGCTGCTAATTCAATGTTTCCTTGCTCAAGTTCAGATTTGATGCTAACGAAACGCATAGTACTAAATTTACAGGCCCCCATATGTGATGGTCCAGTAGCACAAAAGCTTCCTACCAGAGATGCCCCAATCCGACTTTTTGTGCTTGCAATAAACCGAATTGCTGCAGTGGTTGGAGTAACGACCCCAAAGCCACCTATTAGAAGTGACATAAATTGTTCAAGCTTGAACTTACTTAATGTAATAAGATTTGCTTTAGGCTGTAGTGCATTCCAGAATTCATGTACGAATGACTGACTATCCTGAATATTATCGATTAATTTTGGTTCGGGATATCTACCTGTAGCTAAAGTAATAAAGAGAGGCATTAGCAACACTATCCCTAAAGATTTATCTTCACTCAAAAAGTCATTCAAATCTTCCGTTCCAATAAACCGCTCAATTACGCCAAGAATAAATGAGAAACGCTGAAACACACTTAAGTGTTGATCATATTGTAATAGTTGATATGTACTATCAATGATCTGGATAATATCTTTCGATTTAATCAGCGCTATTTGCTCCTCTACCAATTTACTAACCTCTGATTCTGTTATCCGATTTCCCGTCAGAATGAACCACACATTAGATAAAAAAGAATAATTTTGTGCCAACTTTATTACATTTTCTGACCTTACAAGTAACTGATTATTATCAATATCGAATTGGTCTATTTGCTCATTCATTTCACATTACCTGCATTTTATGTTGTGGACTCAAGCTATATAAACGCAAATCAACATTACCTACTGACAACATTTTTTTACAGGTAATATCAGCCATGTCTTGATTGAGGTAATTCACTTCGTAAAGAAAGTTTGGTTCTCGTTCTATAATCTGTACAGGAGAATCAATTGTGTTTGCAATCTGCTGATAGAGCTTTGATTTATTTGAAATAGATGAAGAAAGTATTATTAAATCAACACCTTTGTAATTAAAATCTTCCCCTGCTATACAAGAGAACTTAACTCTTTCTTCACTGATATCACTTTTACATCGCCAATTGTCAAATACGCATTTTGCAAGCTTTACTGCAGTAGCATCATAATCGATCGCCCTAATCTTCACGTCAGAATTTCTAATCCACATCAAAGCGCTCGAAGGCATCGGGCCGCAACCAACATGACACATGATTCTGGGCTTAGTCTCTAACAAATCATTTTCAGCATTGAATAATTGTCGATAGAATTCAATAAATTCACCTATGTTAATTCCTGAAGAGCCAGTCTTAGATTCAGTACCACGGTGGGAATTTCCCATCATTTTTGCAATTGCTAGTTCACATTTCATTTCATAGTCTAGAGACAATGAATCTAATTCACTTAACAAAGATTGATGTTCGCATATGAATTTTTCAATAACACAATAATCAGAATGCTTGATTAATCTAATCTGCTCACTAACGTCCTGCAGTTTATGATACAAGTCTAGCGACAAGATTGATTTACTATCAATTGGGTTACTAACAATATCTTTTATTTGACAAACTAAGTTCTCAATCGAAATCATTTAGTTATCCTTTTATCACAAACTAATAATAGTTTCCCCCGGGCTGAATATTCGAAATCATTTAAGCTCACCACAACAACTGATATCCTTCCTCGGTTTTTCATATAGGCTTCAAAAATCTCAGGTATCTCGCTCACGTTTCTTTCAATATTAGCAAGTACATTGTGGTCAAGTTGTTCAGCACATAACTTTATCGTCATCAACTCCTGCAATTCATCAGTAAGAGATAAAACAATCTGAATCGTAGGTATCCGAGCAATAGCATTAATTCTCGAAGCAACTAACTCATGACTGATCAGATTGCCCATAAAATTGAATTCAATTGGTTTTCTCCTAATGTTTTTGAAGTAAAGTTTACCGTTACTTAAAGTTAGATCACCAAAATCACCAATCGGATAGCGAATAAGCGTAGATGTAGATTGATCATCTAGAGAAGTAGCCAATAGACCATCATCACTTGTATATTCAAAAAAATAATCTTCATCGAAGAGCTGATAACAGTTTGGGTCGTCTTTTAATGACATACCAATAAAACCACACTCAGACAGCCCATACAATCCAAAGATCTGTAGCTCGTCTCCTAATCGTCTTCTCAGATATTTGGTATGAGCAGGCAACATCGGCTCACCAGTAAAAACCACTTTATCTATCGGTATCGAACGACCTAAACGCTCCATATGCTCAACAAACTGAATTATCGTCGTCGGTACACCAAACAATACTGTCAACCCTACATCATTTAGATAATCAAAATGTGTCTGACCCAAGAGTGAAATATCCCCGACAGGTATCACACTCGATTTACAGTTCTTAAGTATCTCGCACGCAGAATAATGTAGAGACGAGAACAAATTGATTGTAAATAAATTCCCGACAACATCTCCCGGGCAAAAAACTCCATGCGTTCGAAAGTTTACTATCAAATTATGTTCAGACGGTGAAACTGAATCGTTCCGCGATTTAAGAGCGACCTTAATACATTTAAGTTGCCCAGTTGTTCCGCTTGTCGCACCTAATAACATCGGTCCAGAATAATCGCGTTTGTTATGAGCTACCCATTCCATGGGTAGCTGAGAACCGGCAATAACCGATTTGGAAAACTCTTCATAACATGTGTAAGATATTCCTGTGGTTTGTTCCAATTCAGCCCGATGTGCCATAAAGCTAGTAGCACAGTTATAGTCAGTCATTATTTCACCCGTTTGATCAAAATTTCACATCCTAAGGCTGCGATACCTTCACCTAGAGTAGCTGTACATTTGAAGGCAGGTGATTCACAGCACTGGATTAGTTTGCCAATACCATCAAACGTATATTTTTCTTCAGTAGACATATCACATACGCCGCATTCATGACGTGACTTATTAAATAGTTCAAGAGCCTCTGCACTAGCATCCGATAATGGCTCGTGAATGAGTAGGGTTCCACCAAGATCAAGTACACGACATAGTTCTTGCATACCGAGTTCTGGTTCAGCCCAGTGATGAATTACAGAACGTGCATAAATTAAAGAGAAAGATCGGTCAGCGAAAGGTAATTTGCTCACGTTTGCTTCAACGATGTTGACCTTGTCTTCTAGGTCTAAATCTTTAACTTTTGCTAAGCAAAATCCGACCATTTCAGGGTCTAAGTCTGCACCGTTAAATTTGAATTCATTCAATTGATTCTCGCCCAGTAAATCAAAGAGCATGTGACCAGTACCCATGCCAATATCTAGCAATGATTTCTGATCTGAAGTAATGTCTTTAATTTCTTCCAAAATGCGTTGCTTAAGATAATTATTCCATGGAAGAGTTCCTTCAACTGCAAATTTTTCATAATGTTCTGGGGTTAAATCTACTAGTAAATCAGACATATAAAGCTCCATAAAGTTGTTTATTACTATCTAATATCTACATCAATTTTGTTGGAAATAATACAATTATCAATTATCGAATTAAATTCGTAGCTCAACAGTGATATAGTAATGAATACATTTTCTGCGAGAAAATAATTTACATAAAAACACTTCTCTTTAAGTGAATTTATACTCCCAATATATAAGAATTCAATTACGTTATCGCTAATACATTTCAACATATAATCATCGGGATTAAATGTCGATTTATAACGACCAGAAATTGACTTATATAAACTTTCCATTGCACTAAATATAACTATACTCAGTTTTTCTATACTAAAACCCACATAATTACTCTGCTTGTATCTTGATAAATAATCAATCATGAACGGTCTGACACGACCTTCAGTTATAATGTCCTCTACATCTACTCCAATGGAGCTTACTTTTGTATCATGTGACACTAGTGTTACACTCATATTGTTGCTATGACTTATTGAATATGGTGTAGGCCAAGGAACAGAGCTAATCACAGGCATATAGTATTCAGTAAAAATTACTTTTGTCATTTCTCTGACAAGAGAAGTTCTTGCCTTACGATTTACGGTTATTGGCAAATACTTGTGAATACTATTTTTATTCAAAAACCATTTATATAATGAGTGTTCAATAACACAAAGAAATAACGTTCTATCTTTGTTTATATATATACCATCCATTCAGAAATAAATATCAACTATGAATTTTGATTTTCCCTGTTCTTGTTCTTTGAATTTTCCTAGCAATAATTTCAATAGAATAATGATACCATTCTCCTTCAAGAATATTTTTAACTCTATTCAGCTCTGACTCGGAAATATCATTATCCATGATCAGTTTAATTTTCCCTAAGTCATCTTTTTTAAAATAATGTTTGAGATTGCCAACATAAAGTAATATATCATTCGATATAAGTTGAATAGGGACGAACTTCCCATTATATTTAAATTCATTCACTGAACGCGATATCCAGTAATAATACCCATTAGAGTCCATCTTGAATAAATCACCGGAATTGATCCATTCTGGTTTTGGACTCAATTCAAGAACAGAGTTAACATAACCATCAAAAGAAAATGGGGATTGATAAACCATATGATAACCACAATCTGAATCCAGTTCTTCGCCTTGTGATAATTGTACCTTTATTTCAGGTACCATAACTTTACCTGGAGCGACAACCCCAACATAACTAGTGTTCTCAATATCGGTAACAGAAGTCAGTTTATTACAGAATATTCTGGGTCCTGATTCAGTTTGACCAAAATTATTCCAAAGCACTTCACAATATGGAATCATACTTTTAGCCTGAACTGTAAGAAGTCGATCAGAAGCATTAAGAATATTTTTCAGCTTAATATTTCTTTTCTCAAATATCTTACTAATCGGCAACATCCAATCACCAATTAATGGAAGATTTGTGATTTTGTTTCTTTCTACCAATTCACCTATTGTACTGATGTTATACAAATCAAAAAATAAATCTCCCTCAGATATGAAGCTGCACAACATGGTGGATAACCCATACATATACTGAACCGGGAAAAAGCAAAGAGTTTTATCATTTGAATTCAGAGTTAAATACTCTGCCACATGAACAGCATTCCCGATCAGTTTATCTTCGTGATACTGAATCAATTTCGGTCTGCTCGTTGTACCTGAAGTACAGAAATAAAACCGGGCACAGGCATAATGCGATTCTGCTAACTCATATCCATTCACAGGCAGAGATATTTCACCACCGAATGACACACTTATCCGCTGATTTAGAGCAACAATTTCTCGGATATCTTTATGCATAACATACGTTGCAATAGCAGAACTATCGATCGTTTCTTGGACTATACTGAGATCATTAACATTGACTATGAATGCCCTTACCCGAAGCAAAGATGCAGTGAAATAACTCAGCATACCTTCCAAGTTATTACGAATTACAAAGACAAAAAGTTTATCAGTACCATTTACTCCCAACTTTTCGACACTTTGGCTGATTTCCCAGGCACAACTTAAGGCCATTCTTTCAACCTCAACTGAAGAATAGATATTATCGAAAAATTTAACCGACCACTTTCTATTTAAAAGGGATTTCATTGACATCATAATTTAACCTTACATATAAGCGGGATTACCAATTACTAAACTGCCAGCCCCACCCCCCATTCCAAATGAGTTTTTTAATGTAAATTTCACTGGCGCATGAATATCATTCAAAACCAGAGGAAGGTCACCGGGTAATTGAGGATCGACTTCAATACAATTTTTCACTTTTGGTAAGTAGTCTTTCTGGAACGAAACCAGAATTCCCAACATTTCCATCGCACCAGCCGCAGCAATGAGATGTCCATGAAATGACTTAGTCGCAACAATCAAAGGAAGTTTGTGACCAGAAAAAACTTTTTTTATTGCGCTAGATTCATGAATATCGTTCTGTTGCGTGGAAGTCCCATGGGTATTAATAACATCAATTAAGTCAGGGGATAATCCAGAATCAGCTAGAGCTCTTTCCATTGATAACTTCATTTCCAAATCATCAATGTGAGGCATAACAATATGTTGTGCACATAGCGAACCTCCATATCCTAGAAGAATGGCAAGCGGTTTATCACCACGTTCAAGAACTTTCGATAATTTTTCAACAGCGAACAACCCGGCCCCCTCACTCAATACAAAACCGCTTCTCCGTCTGTCAAACGGTCTTGACCTCTCAGTTCCTTTAAAATTTTGGTCTGTAGAAATCACCCCCATCCCTTCCAATCTTGCCAAATTTAATGGTGTAACTTTTGCAGAAATTCCACCACAGATTGCAGCATCAAGATCTCCACGGCTTACTGCTCGCATCGCCAACCCAATACTTTGAGTTGAGGCCGAACATAGCCCGAGATGTCCAAAACTAAGCCCTGAAAATGGGATTATTTCATTGATCACCTTCAGAACTGCAGTTGTATCAAGGTCTAAAAAGTCACTAATTTTAAAATGGTTCAACGCTGCATTAACTAAAGCCTTCCGGTCATCGCAATTATCTAGCGTTTGGCAAAAATCGATACATTGCTCTATATCTATTGCTGGCTCATCTATCCCAACAATAC
It includes:
- a CDS encoding beta-ketoacyl-[acyl-carrier-protein] synthase family protein — translated: MKNCISEDPLCISAYGAITPLGSSLDEIYDNFINDASGVREIHKFHHSEFETHDAGLPIEGNENVCWPRHKNFRNGELYYAKQAAKRLNGSLKLLDHYDSERVGCIVGIDEPAIDIEQCIDFCQTLDNCDDRKALVNAALNHFKISDFLDLDTTAVLKVINEIIPFSGLSFGHLGLCSASTQSIGLAMRAVSRGDLDAAICGGISAKVTPLNLARLEGMGVISTDQNFKGTERSRPFDRRRSGFVLSEGAGLFAVEKLSKVLERGDKPLAILLGYGGSLCAQHIVMPHIDDLEMKLSMERALADSGLSPDLIDVINTHGTSTQQNDIHESSAIKKVFSGHKLPLIVATKSFHGHLIAAAGAMEMLGILVSFQKDYLPKVKNCIEVDPQLPGDLPLVLNDIHAPVKFTLKNSFGMGGGAGSLVIGNPAYM